A single genomic interval of Spinacia oleracea cultivar Varoflay chromosome 6, BTI_SOV_V1, whole genome shotgun sequence harbors:
- the LOC130463090 gene encoding uncharacterized protein, whose product MRLNPKKCVFGVTTGKFLGFLIDERGIEVNPDKVQAVIDMTEGVQLPVYFVSHVLQNAELRYPPIEKFALALFMASKKPRPYFLAHKLVVYTDQPLKQPLTKLDAAGRMLKWEIELNAFDISYEPRKAIKGQSFADFIAEMTRPTFEKNVATRWTVYVDGSSTQNGYGADIICQSPEGDKYEYAMRFNFQTSNNEAEYEALLAGIKMCKAAGAQEILAFSDSQLMVSQVNGDYEARDPNMIKYMQAVHQEIEHLKSFEAKQISRTENNQADALSELASSASCDTPRHVFWEVKDRRSIEQESCAPMVAILDRSSTWMDPIITYKVDGSLPDDSSLAAKIQKKSSWFEWWNGVLYKKSFFRPLLRCVTPEKGKEILDDLHQGLCSSHIGGRALAEKALRTGYYWPTLREDAMAMAGSPSHSNHEPHSFSKWGMDLLGPYTTAPGGRRYVIVAVDYFTKWVEAEALKNIRTSDVRAFIWKNIMTLFGIPQAIVFDNGTQFETPKLKEWLADHGIHSCFASVGRPQANGQVKAFNKIISEGIKKKLDEAKGLWADELPNVLWPIRTTAKNSTSETHSC is encoded by the exons GGAGGGAGTGCAACTCCCCGTCTATTTTGTGAGCCATGTCCTGCAAAATGCCGAATTGAGATATCCTCCAATTGAGAAGTTTGCACTTGCGCTGTTTATGGCAAGTAAGAAGCCGCGCCCTTACTTTCTGGCACACAAACTGGTGGTATACACCGACCAACCTTTGAAACAACCCCTTACTAAGCTAGACGCTGCTGGGCGAATGCTAAAATGGGAAATTGAGCTGAATGCATTTGATATCTCATATGAGCCTCGAAAAGCTATCAAGGGACAATCATTTGCTGATTTCATTgcagaaatgacgaggccaaCTTTTGAGAAGAATGTGGCGACTCGCTGGACAGTCTATGTAGATGGGTCGTCCACCCAGAACGGGTACGGAGCCGACATAATATGTCAATCCCCTGAAGGAGACAAGTATGAGTATGCCATGAGATTCAATTTCCAAACgtctaacaacgaggccgaatatgaagctTTGTTAGCCGGCATAAAAATGTGCAAAGCTGCCGGAGCCCAAGAAATACTTGCCTTTTCTGACTCACAGCTCATGGTGAGTCAAGTAAATGGGGACTACGAGGCAAGAGACCCTAACATGATCAAATACATGCAAGCTGTGCATCAAGAGATAGAACATCTGAAGAGCTTTGAAGCTAAGCAGATTTCCAGAACGGAGAACAATCAGGCCGATGCCCTGTCTGAGCTAGCTAGCTCAGCTTCCTGTGATACTCCGCGTCACGTGTTTTGGGAAGTGAAAGATAGACGAAGTATTGAGCAGGAATCGTGCGCTCCTATGGTAGCTATCCTTGATCGATCGTCAACCTGGATGGACCCCATCATTACTTATAAAGTTGATGGTTCGCTTCCAGACGACTCCAGTCTGGCCGccaaaatacaaaagaaaagttcttggtttgaatggtGGAATGGAGTTTTGTACAAGAAGTCATTTTTTAGACCCCTCCTGCGGTGTGTCACCCCTGAGAAAGGGAAAGAAATTCTGGACGATCTGCACCAGGGATTATGTAGTTCCCATATTGGAGGACGAGCTTTGGCCGAGAAAGCCCTGCGAACTGGTTATTACTGGCCCACTTTGAGAGAAGACGCCATGGCTATG GCCGGCTCACCCTCTCACTCCAATCATGAGCCCCATTCGTTTTCCAAGTGGGGAATGGACCTGTTAGGGCCATATACAACAGCCCCTGGGGGTCGGCGCTATGTGATCGTAGCCGTtgactacttcaccaagtgggttGAAGCTGAGGCTCTCAAGAACATAAGGACAAGTGATGTAAGGGCGTTTATCTGGAAAAATATCATGACTCTCTTTGGAATACCACAAGCTATCGTCTTTGACAATGGGACTCaatttgagacgcctaagctgaaggaGTGGCTAGCAGACCACGGCATACACAGCTGCTTTGCCTCTGTGGGACGACCTCAAGCCAATGGCCAAGTCAAAGCATTTAACAAGATTATCTCCGAGGGGATCAAGAAGAAACTAGATGAAGCTAagggtctatgggctgatgagctgccaaacgtCTTATGGCcaatccgcaccacggctaagaactcAACTAGCGAAACCCATTCCTGCTAG